A window of the Henckelia pumila isolate YLH828 chromosome 3, ASM3356847v2, whole genome shotgun sequence genome harbors these coding sequences:
- the LOC140887371 gene encoding cyclin-D1-1-like, with product MSLSCSSDLLCCEDSNIIIFSDYGDDSPGYTSDLEYQLPEAEESIAELLEDERCLPQINVHQSVDASVRAESVAWILKVQQHYGFQPLTAYLSVNYFDRFLRSHKLPMLNGWPLQLLSTACLSLAAKMEEPLVPSLLDLQVKGAKFIFESRNVQRMELLVLRVLDWRLRAISPFCYLSFFALKIDPAGTYTGFLVSRAKQIILCYIQEASFLEYRPSCIAAAAILCAANDLTDFSLITAQHAESWCDGLDKENITSCYHSMRRVVSNKPKKQPVVLLPRLRVTACSSTTSCNSSSVSSSHKRRKLCKSSWADENEGEET from the exons ATGTCACTTTCGTGCTCCTCTGATCTTCTCTGCTGCGAGGATTCCAACATTATTATTTTCTCCGATTATGGAGATGACTCGCCGGGATACACATCGGACCTCGAATATCAGCTGCCGGAAGCCGAGGAATCTATCGCCGAGCTGTTAGAAGACGAGAGATGTCTCCCTCAAATCAACGTCCATCAATCTGTGGATGCCTCCGTTAGAGCTGAATCCGTCGCCTGGATTCTAAAG GTGCAGCAACATTATGGATTCCAGCCATTAACGGCGTATCTCTCCGTCAACTATTTCGATCGTTTTCTTCGCTCCCATAAGTTGCCG ATGTTGAATGGATGGCCACTGCAATTATTGTCCACGGCATGTTTGTCATTAGCTGCTAAGATGGAGGAGCCTTTGGTTCCTTCTCTTTTGGATCTTCAG GTGAAAGGGGCGAAGTTTATTTTTGAATCAAGAAATGTCCAAAGAATGGAGCTTCTCGTGCTGAGGGTCTTAGATTGGAGACTTCGAGCCATTTCTCCATTTTGCTATCTCAGCTTTTTTGCACTCAAAATTGACCCAGCTGGAACTTACACAGGGTTCCTTGTATCGAGGGCCAAACAAATCATTCTGTGTTATATTCAAG AGGCCAGCTTCCTCGAGTATAGGCCATCGTGTATTGCTGCCGCGGCGATTCTTTGCGCGGCAAATGATCTGACCGATTTCTCTTTAATCACCGCGCAGCACGCTGAGTCGTGGTGCGATGGACTTGACAAA GAAAATATTACGAGTTGCTACCATTCGATGCGAAGAGTAGTGTCCAATAAGCCGAAGAAGCAACCGGTGGTGCTGTTACCACGTCTCCGGGTCACGGCTTGCTCTAGTACAACCTCATGCAACTCATCATCGGTGTCATCATCTCACAAGAGGAGAAAACTGTGCAAAAGCTCATGGGCGGACGAGAACGAAGGGGAGGAGACCTAA